Proteins encoded together in one Kiritimatiellia bacterium window:
- a CDS encoding uroporphyrinogen decarboxylase family protein → MTTKRERVLKTLAGERADKTPKDAWWTPPALEIFKEKTGQDDPAGYFGCEMREVLAEHVNDPELLLQRAPCGGQSVYLPTEKYLSIYRNAEDVRKLQKQFRIDEWGIGYEPCSTFHFTRMQHPMEAFKTAQDILDYPFPKVAKNRQALKSEIDNLKLNDYYVMGNVVAFVFEKAWHLRGIENLLVDFIENEEFASVLLDRILEIKIQMALELAEAGVAQINLGDDVGTQHSMIMCPEMWRKWIKPRLGAFINAVKKVNGKIRIFYHSDGYIEPIIPDLIAIGVDILNPVQPECMDPIALRRRYGQALSFWGVMGCQSTVRFGSPAQVELETKKWIDGVGQNGKLVLGLMSIEPDTPWENVIAFFNAVEKYG, encoded by the coding sequence ATGACAACGAAAAGAGAACGTGTATTAAAAACACTGGCCGGAGAAAGAGCGGATAAAACGCCGAAAGACGCATGGTGGACTCCGCCGGCGCTGGAGATTTTCAAGGAAAAGACCGGCCAAGACGATCCGGCCGGCTATTTTGGCTGCGAAATGCGGGAAGTTTTGGCCGAACACGTCAATGATCCGGAACTTTTATTGCAAAGAGCGCCTTGCGGCGGCCAATCCGTTTATTTGCCCACGGAAAAGTATTTGTCTATTTACCGGAATGCGGAGGACGTCAGAAAGCTTCAGAAACAGTTCCGGATTGACGAATGGGGTATCGGCTACGAGCCTTGTTCAACTTTTCATTTTACGCGCATGCAACATCCAATGGAAGCGTTTAAAACCGCGCAAGACATCCTGGATTATCCTTTTCCGAAAGTTGCCAAAAATAGACAGGCGTTAAAGAGCGAAATTGATAATTTGAAACTTAATGATTATTACGTAATGGGCAACGTCGTGGCCTTTGTTTTTGAGAAGGCATGGCATTTGCGGGGCATCGAAAACCTGCTGGTTGATTTCATTGAGAACGAGGAGTTTGCGTCCGTTCTGCTTGACAGGATCCTTGAAATTAAAATTCAAATGGCTCTGGAACTGGCAGAGGCGGGGGTGGCTCAGATAAATCTGGGCGATGATGTCGGGACCCAACACAGCATGATTATGTGTCCGGAAATGTGGAGGAAATGGATAAAACCGCGTCTGGGGGCTTTTATTAACGCCGTAAAAAAGGTTAACGGCAAAATCAGGATTTTTTACCACAGTGACGGTTATATTGAGCCGATCATACCCGATTTGATCGCAATCGGGGTGGATATTTTAAACCCCGTACAGCCGGAATGCATGGATCCGATAGCGTTGCGAAGGCGCTACGGCCAGGCGCTTTCTTTCTGGGGTGTAATGGGATGCCAAAGCACGGTGCGTTTCGGGTCGCCGGCCCAGGTGGAGCTTGAGACGAAAAAATGGATTGATGGCGTCGGCCAAAACGGAAAATTGGTTTTGGGATTAATGAGTATTGAGCCGGATACTCCGTGGGAAAACGTCATCGCTTTTTTTAACGCGGTGGAAAAATACGGTTGA